A single window of Nicotiana tomentosiformis chromosome 1, ASM39032v3, whole genome shotgun sequence DNA harbors:
- the LOC138891582 gene encoding uncharacterized mitochondrial protein AtMg00710-like: MGYNIVSIRSDHDTEFVNVKFDEFCVENGICHNFSVSRTPQQNGITERKNRTLEDMVRTMLIDSGVPKSFLAKAVNTAFYLINKYMIRSLLDKTPYEFLNGRKPKLNYLRAFGCKCFALNNGKEALEFDAKSDKGIFLCYSSQSKAYKVYNKKTRYVEESIHVIFDKSHHSSGKDSHDRMIKMVTSQRSMVRL, translated from the coding sequence ATGGGCTACAATATTGTGAGCATCAGATCTGATCACGACACCGAGTTTGTCAATGTCAAGTTTGATGAATTTTGTGTTGAAAATGGTATATGTCACAATTTTTCTGTTTccagaacacctcaacaaaatggtattaCGGAGAGaaaaaataggactcttgaagatatGGTTAGGACAATGTTGATTGACAGTGGTGTGCCAAAGAGCTTCTTGGCTAAAGCAGTGAACACTGCTTTTTATTTGATTAATAAGTACATGATCAGGTCCTTGCTTGACAAGACCCCTTATGAATTTCTTAATGGGAGAAAACCAAAGTTAAATTACCTAAGAGCATTTGGATGCAAATGTTTCGCTCTCAATAATGGTAAGGAGGCATTGGAATTCGATGCAAAGAGTGACAAAGGAATCTTTCTTTGTTACTCTTCTCAAAGCAAAGCATACAAAGTCTACAACAAAAAGACTCGATATGTAGAGGAaagtatacatgtgatctttgataaATCTCACCACTCAAGTGGGAAAGATTCACATGATAGGATGATCAAGATGGTGACGTCTCAAAGGTCCATGGTGAGGTTATAG
- the LOC104089066 gene encoding DNA repair protein XRCC2 homolog isoform X1 encodes MASAREWIEGDETAKQFLTRVLSERPFLPLPPPLHRIPLRAGNVVEIVGPSPSSKTRILIQAAINCILPKAWKGINYGGLERLVMFIDLDCRFDVLSLSQSLKQRIIKANGHDVGHKLNKVDDSLSGSKDVHSEYDQELFAVSMRRFLYIRCYDSSEFLATLKTMHLQLQKEKEAHGTGVCLLMIDSIGAFYWMDRASPSIPPGSINRLEKSLSLQSVSESVVQEIQKILLVHPMLVLTTKATSLQDKYTTREVRNIGQLSVEGALDSKTIRSSASVQLYREYMPSVWQFFVSHRILVRPSDDSGKYQKQPIYLSEWLLPSLKISDKFTFNDDGAYIIS; translated from the exons ATGGCGTCGGCTAGAGAATGGATAGAAGGAGACGAAACGGCGAAGCAGTTCCTAACAAGGGTTCTCTCGGAGCGGCCATTCTTACCACTACCTCCACCTCTTCATCGCATCCCTCTCCGCGCCGGCAACGTTGTCGAAATCGTCGGCCCTTCTCCTTCTTCCAAAACTCGCATTCTTATTCAG GCTGCTATTAATTGTATTTTGCCTAAGGCATGGAAGGGCATCAACTATGGAGGCTTGGAGCGATTAGTAATGTTTATTGACCTGGATTGTCGTTTTGATGTGTTAAGCCTTTCACAATCACTGAAGCAGCGGATCATTAAAGCAAATG GCCATGACGTAGGCCACAAGCTAAATAAAGTGGATGATTCTCTTAGTGGATCAAAGGATGTGCACTCGGAATATGACCAAGAATTGTTCGCAGTCAGCATGAGAAGGTTCTTGTACATACGCTGTTATGATAGTTCTGAATTTCTTGCCACTCTTAAG ACGATGCATCTCCAACTTCAAAAGGAAAAAGAGGCACATGGTACTGGTGTTTGTTTGCTTATGATTGACAG TATTGGAGCTTTTTATTGGATGGATCGTGCTTCACCGTCTATACCACCAGGGAGCATTAACAGGTTAGA GAAAAGTCTGTCTCTGCAAAGTGTGTCAGAGAGTGTTGTTCAAGAGATCCAGAAGATTCTTTTGGTGCATCCGATGCTTGTTCTAACTACAAAAGCAACAAGTTTACAGGATAAATATACAACACGCGAAGTTAG GAATATAGGACAGTTGTCTGTTGAGGGTGCCTTGGACTCGAAGACCATCAGAAGTAGTGCTAGTGTTCAACTGTATCGGGAGTATATGCCTTCTGTGTGGCAG TTCTTTGTTTCTCACAGAATACTTGTGCGCCCTTCAG ATGATAGTGGGAAATATCAAAAGCAGCCCATCTATTTGTCGGAATGGCTGTTGCCATCCCTGAAGATATCAGACAAATTCACATTCAATGAT GACGGTGCATACATCATATCATGA
- the LOC104089066 gene encoding DNA repair protein XRCC2 homolog isoform X3: MASAREWIEGDETAKQFLTRVLSERPFLPLPPPLHRIPLRAGNVVEIVGPSPSSKTRILIQAAINCILPKAWKGINYGGLERLVMFIDLDCRFDVLSLSQSLKQRIIKANGHKLNKVDDSLSGSKDVHSEYDQELFAVSMRRFLYIRCYDSSEFLATLKTMHLQLQKEKEAHGTGVCLLMIDSIGAFYWMDRASPSIPPGSINRLEKSLSLQSVSESVVQEIQKILLVHPMLVLTTKATSLQDKYTTREVRNIGQLSVEGALDSKTIRSSASVQLYREYMPSVWQFFVSHRILVRPSDDSGKYQKQPIYLSEWLLPSLKISDKFTFNDDGAYIIS, translated from the exons ATGGCGTCGGCTAGAGAATGGATAGAAGGAGACGAAACGGCGAAGCAGTTCCTAACAAGGGTTCTCTCGGAGCGGCCATTCTTACCACTACCTCCACCTCTTCATCGCATCCCTCTCCGCGCCGGCAACGTTGTCGAAATCGTCGGCCCTTCTCCTTCTTCCAAAACTCGCATTCTTATTCAG GCTGCTATTAATTGTATTTTGCCTAAGGCATGGAAGGGCATCAACTATGGAGGCTTGGAGCGATTAGTAATGTTTATTGACCTGGATTGTCGTTTTGATGTGTTAAGCCTTTCACAATCACTGAAGCAGCGGATCATTAAAGCAAATG GCCACAAGCTAAATAAAGTGGATGATTCTCTTAGTGGATCAAAGGATGTGCACTCGGAATATGACCAAGAATTGTTCGCAGTCAGCATGAGAAGGTTCTTGTACATACGCTGTTATGATAGTTCTGAATTTCTTGCCACTCTTAAG ACGATGCATCTCCAACTTCAAAAGGAAAAAGAGGCACATGGTACTGGTGTTTGTTTGCTTATGATTGACAG TATTGGAGCTTTTTATTGGATGGATCGTGCTTCACCGTCTATACCACCAGGGAGCATTAACAGGTTAGA GAAAAGTCTGTCTCTGCAAAGTGTGTCAGAGAGTGTTGTTCAAGAGATCCAGAAGATTCTTTTGGTGCATCCGATGCTTGTTCTAACTACAAAAGCAACAAGTTTACAGGATAAATATACAACACGCGAAGTTAG GAATATAGGACAGTTGTCTGTTGAGGGTGCCTTGGACTCGAAGACCATCAGAAGTAGTGCTAGTGTTCAACTGTATCGGGAGTATATGCCTTCTGTGTGGCAG TTCTTTGTTTCTCACAGAATACTTGTGCGCCCTTCAG ATGATAGTGGGAAATATCAAAAGCAGCCCATCTATTTGTCGGAATGGCTGTTGCCATCCCTGAAGATATCAGACAAATTCACATTCAATGAT GACGGTGCATACATCATATCATGA
- the LOC104089066 gene encoding DNA repair protein XRCC2 homolog isoform X4: protein MASAREWIEGDETAKQFLTRVLSERPFLPLPPPLHRIPLRAGNVVEIVGPSPSSKTRILIQAAINCILPKAWKGINYGGLERLVMFIDLDCRFDVLSLSQSLKQRIIKANGHDVGHKLNKVDDSLSGSKDVHSEYDQELFAVSMRRFLYIRCYDSSEFLATLKTMHLQLQKEKEAHGTGVCLLMIDSIGAFYWMDRASPSIPPGSINRLEKSLSLQSVSESVVQEIQKILLVHPMLVLTTKATSLQDKYTTREVRNIGQLSVEGALDSKTIRSSASVQLYREYMPSVWQMIVGNIKSSPSICRNGCCHP, encoded by the exons ATGGCGTCGGCTAGAGAATGGATAGAAGGAGACGAAACGGCGAAGCAGTTCCTAACAAGGGTTCTCTCGGAGCGGCCATTCTTACCACTACCTCCACCTCTTCATCGCATCCCTCTCCGCGCCGGCAACGTTGTCGAAATCGTCGGCCCTTCTCCTTCTTCCAAAACTCGCATTCTTATTCAG GCTGCTATTAATTGTATTTTGCCTAAGGCATGGAAGGGCATCAACTATGGAGGCTTGGAGCGATTAGTAATGTTTATTGACCTGGATTGTCGTTTTGATGTGTTAAGCCTTTCACAATCACTGAAGCAGCGGATCATTAAAGCAAATG GCCATGACGTAGGCCACAAGCTAAATAAAGTGGATGATTCTCTTAGTGGATCAAAGGATGTGCACTCGGAATATGACCAAGAATTGTTCGCAGTCAGCATGAGAAGGTTCTTGTACATACGCTGTTATGATAGTTCTGAATTTCTTGCCACTCTTAAG ACGATGCATCTCCAACTTCAAAAGGAAAAAGAGGCACATGGTACTGGTGTTTGTTTGCTTATGATTGACAG TATTGGAGCTTTTTATTGGATGGATCGTGCTTCACCGTCTATACCACCAGGGAGCATTAACAGGTTAGA GAAAAGTCTGTCTCTGCAAAGTGTGTCAGAGAGTGTTGTTCAAGAGATCCAGAAGATTCTTTTGGTGCATCCGATGCTTGTTCTAACTACAAAAGCAACAAGTTTACAGGATAAATATACAACACGCGAAGTTAG GAATATAGGACAGTTGTCTGTTGAGGGTGCCTTGGACTCGAAGACCATCAGAAGTAGTGCTAGTGTTCAACTGTATCGGGAGTATATGCCTTCTGTGTGGCAG ATGATAGTGGGAAATATCAAAAGCAGCCCATCTATTTGTCGGAATGGCTGTTGCCATCCCTGA
- the LOC104089066 gene encoding DNA repair protein XRCC2 homolog isoform X6, producing the protein MASAREWIEGDETAKQFLTRVLSERPFLPLPPPLHRIPLRAGNVVEIVGPSPSSKTRILIQAAINCILPKAWKGINYGGLERLVMFIDLDCRFDVLSLSQSLKQRIIKANGHDVGHKLNKVDDSLSGSKDVHSEYDQELFAVSMRRFLYIRCYDSSEFLATLKTMHLQLQKEKEAHGTGVCLLMIDSIGAFYWMDRASPSIPPGSINRNIGQLSVEGALDSKTIRSSASVQLYREYMPSVWQFFVSHRILVRPSDDSGKYQKQPIYLSEWLLPSLKISDKFTFNDDGAYIIS; encoded by the exons ATGGCGTCGGCTAGAGAATGGATAGAAGGAGACGAAACGGCGAAGCAGTTCCTAACAAGGGTTCTCTCGGAGCGGCCATTCTTACCACTACCTCCACCTCTTCATCGCATCCCTCTCCGCGCCGGCAACGTTGTCGAAATCGTCGGCCCTTCTCCTTCTTCCAAAACTCGCATTCTTATTCAG GCTGCTATTAATTGTATTTTGCCTAAGGCATGGAAGGGCATCAACTATGGAGGCTTGGAGCGATTAGTAATGTTTATTGACCTGGATTGTCGTTTTGATGTGTTAAGCCTTTCACAATCACTGAAGCAGCGGATCATTAAAGCAAATG GCCATGACGTAGGCCACAAGCTAAATAAAGTGGATGATTCTCTTAGTGGATCAAAGGATGTGCACTCGGAATATGACCAAGAATTGTTCGCAGTCAGCATGAGAAGGTTCTTGTACATACGCTGTTATGATAGTTCTGAATTTCTTGCCACTCTTAAG ACGATGCATCTCCAACTTCAAAAGGAAAAAGAGGCACATGGTACTGGTGTTTGTTTGCTTATGATTGACAG TATTGGAGCTTTTTATTGGATGGATCGTGCTTCACCGTCTATACCACCAGGGAGCATTAACAG GAATATAGGACAGTTGTCTGTTGAGGGTGCCTTGGACTCGAAGACCATCAGAAGTAGTGCTAGTGTTCAACTGTATCGGGAGTATATGCCTTCTGTGTGGCAG TTCTTTGTTTCTCACAGAATACTTGTGCGCCCTTCAG ATGATAGTGGGAAATATCAAAAGCAGCCCATCTATTTGTCGGAATGGCTGTTGCCATCCCTGAAGATATCAGACAAATTCACATTCAATGAT GACGGTGCATACATCATATCATGA
- the LOC104089066 gene encoding DNA repair protein XRCC2 homolog isoform X2 produces the protein MASAREWIEGDETAKQFLTRVLSERPFLPLPPPLHRIPLRAGNVVEIVGPSPSSKTRILIQAAINCILPKAWKGINYGGLERLVMFIDLDCRFDVLSLSQSLKQRIIKANGHDVGHKLNKVDDSLSGSKDVHSEYDQELFAVSMRRFLYIRCYDSSEFLATLKTMHLQLQKEKEAHGTGVCLLMIDSIGAFYWMDRASPSIPPGSINRKSLSLQSVSESVVQEIQKILLVHPMLVLTTKATSLQDKYTTREVRNIGQLSVEGALDSKTIRSSASVQLYREYMPSVWQFFVSHRILVRPSDDSGKYQKQPIYLSEWLLPSLKISDKFTFNDDGAYIIS, from the exons ATGGCGTCGGCTAGAGAATGGATAGAAGGAGACGAAACGGCGAAGCAGTTCCTAACAAGGGTTCTCTCGGAGCGGCCATTCTTACCACTACCTCCACCTCTTCATCGCATCCCTCTCCGCGCCGGCAACGTTGTCGAAATCGTCGGCCCTTCTCCTTCTTCCAAAACTCGCATTCTTATTCAG GCTGCTATTAATTGTATTTTGCCTAAGGCATGGAAGGGCATCAACTATGGAGGCTTGGAGCGATTAGTAATGTTTATTGACCTGGATTGTCGTTTTGATGTGTTAAGCCTTTCACAATCACTGAAGCAGCGGATCATTAAAGCAAATG GCCATGACGTAGGCCACAAGCTAAATAAAGTGGATGATTCTCTTAGTGGATCAAAGGATGTGCACTCGGAATATGACCAAGAATTGTTCGCAGTCAGCATGAGAAGGTTCTTGTACATACGCTGTTATGATAGTTCTGAATTTCTTGCCACTCTTAAG ACGATGCATCTCCAACTTCAAAAGGAAAAAGAGGCACATGGTACTGGTGTTTGTTTGCTTATGATTGACAG TATTGGAGCTTTTTATTGGATGGATCGTGCTTCACCGTCTATACCACCAGGGAGCATTAACAG GAAAAGTCTGTCTCTGCAAAGTGTGTCAGAGAGTGTTGTTCAAGAGATCCAGAAGATTCTTTTGGTGCATCCGATGCTTGTTCTAACTACAAAAGCAACAAGTTTACAGGATAAATATACAACACGCGAAGTTAG GAATATAGGACAGTTGTCTGTTGAGGGTGCCTTGGACTCGAAGACCATCAGAAGTAGTGCTAGTGTTCAACTGTATCGGGAGTATATGCCTTCTGTGTGGCAG TTCTTTGTTTCTCACAGAATACTTGTGCGCCCTTCAG ATGATAGTGGGAAATATCAAAAGCAGCCCATCTATTTGTCGGAATGGCTGTTGCCATCCCTGAAGATATCAGACAAATTCACATTCAATGAT GACGGTGCATACATCATATCATGA
- the LOC104089066 gene encoding DNA repair protein XRCC2 homolog isoform X5: MASAREWIEGDETAKQFLTRVLSERPFLPLPPPLHRIPLRAGNVVEIVGPSPSSKTRILIQAAINCILPKAWKGINYGGLERLVMFIDLDCRFDVLSLSQSLKQRIIKANGHDVGHKLNKVDDSLSGSKDVHSEYDQELFAVSMRRFLYIRCYDSSEFLATLKTMHLQLQKEKEAHGTGVCLLMIDSIGAFYWMDRASPSIPPGSINRLEKSLSLQSVSESVVQEIQKILLVHPMLVLTTKATSLQDKYTTREVRNIGQLSVEGALDSKTIRSSASVQLYREYMPSVWQVWLQVI; the protein is encoded by the exons ATGGCGTCGGCTAGAGAATGGATAGAAGGAGACGAAACGGCGAAGCAGTTCCTAACAAGGGTTCTCTCGGAGCGGCCATTCTTACCACTACCTCCACCTCTTCATCGCATCCCTCTCCGCGCCGGCAACGTTGTCGAAATCGTCGGCCCTTCTCCTTCTTCCAAAACTCGCATTCTTATTCAG GCTGCTATTAATTGTATTTTGCCTAAGGCATGGAAGGGCATCAACTATGGAGGCTTGGAGCGATTAGTAATGTTTATTGACCTGGATTGTCGTTTTGATGTGTTAAGCCTTTCACAATCACTGAAGCAGCGGATCATTAAAGCAAATG GCCATGACGTAGGCCACAAGCTAAATAAAGTGGATGATTCTCTTAGTGGATCAAAGGATGTGCACTCGGAATATGACCAAGAATTGTTCGCAGTCAGCATGAGAAGGTTCTTGTACATACGCTGTTATGATAGTTCTGAATTTCTTGCCACTCTTAAG ACGATGCATCTCCAACTTCAAAAGGAAAAAGAGGCACATGGTACTGGTGTTTGTTTGCTTATGATTGACAG TATTGGAGCTTTTTATTGGATGGATCGTGCTTCACCGTCTATACCACCAGGGAGCATTAACAGGTTAGA GAAAAGTCTGTCTCTGCAAAGTGTGTCAGAGAGTGTTGTTCAAGAGATCCAGAAGATTCTTTTGGTGCATCCGATGCTTGTTCTAACTACAAAAGCAACAAGTTTACAGGATAAATATACAACACGCGAAGTTAG GAATATAGGACAGTTGTCTGTTGAGGGTGCCTTGGACTCGAAGACCATCAGAAGTAGTGCTAGTGTTCAACTGTATCGGGAGTATATGCCTTCTGTGTGGCAG GTATGGCTCCAAGTCATTTAG